A genomic region of Rhipicephalus sanguineus isolate Rsan-2018 chromosome 3, BIME_Rsan_1.4, whole genome shotgun sequence contains the following coding sequences:
- the LOC119386009 gene encoding leucine-rich repeat flightless-interacting protein 2 yields the protein MVHQAGLLAALEEPPRKFYIRNYRAEARLAQRRQARAEARAIRLRELEKQARENDEQLDRHCDSGPEPVRPMRISREGRPFTSGSSYSGSRRSSEDSTDGLDGRDIRHQLQDVEESFRKAMISNAQLDNERTALAYHVDTLKDDMEELTEKFLHVQKDHRDKSRALDQLQRDLRKLQEENTLLQEGIRQRDELIEANGLVLVQNGDGPDLVTQEAAELLDQAGHGSLDVRLKRFAEEKQQLQDEINRLQLDLAEERQKVTRLEQISLVHGPQTNGPEMRLIEVQREANKQVDDYKYRLRKAEQENIALQSSVSRLETQVLRFKSTLEESEKLEDDLKAEKRKLQRECREAQARIEELETANKHLQKRIDKLKSARNANPQLTVW from the exons ATGGTGCACCAGGCCGGCCTGCTGGCTGCGCTGGAGGAGCCGCCGCGCAAGTTCTACATCCGCAACTACCGC GCGGAGGCTCGGCTAGCACAGCGCAGGCAGGCCCGAGCCGAGGCCAGGGCAATACGACTCCGGGAGCTCGAGAAGCAGGCCCGTGAG AATGACGAGCAATTGGACAGGCATTGTGACAGTGGCCCAGAGCCTGTGCGACCCATGCGCATCTCAAGAGAG GGTCGCCCTTTCACATCGGGCTCCTCTTACTCCGGGTCCCGGAGAAGCAGCGAGGACTCGACTGATGGCCTCGATGGCCGCGACATCAGG CATCAGCTGCAGGATGTCGAGGAGAGCTTCCGCAAGGCCATGATCAGCAATGCACAGCTTGACAATGAGCGCACCGCGCTGGCCTACCACGTGGACACACTCAAGGATGACATGGAAGAGCTCACCGAAAAGTTCCTGCACGTCCAAAAGGACCACAGGGACAAGTCGCGG GCACTGGACCAGCTACAGAGGGATCTGCGGAAGCTACAGGAGGAGAACACCTTACTGCAGGAGGGCATCCGGCAGCGAGATGAGCTCATCGAG GCGAACGGTCTAGTACTGGTGCAAAACGGAGACGGCCCGGACCTTGTCACACAGGAGGCAGCCGAACTACTGGACCAGGCAGGACACGGCTCCTTGG ATGTCCGGTTGAAGCGGTTTGCAGAAGAGAAGCAGCAACTCCAAGATGAG ATAAATCGGCTGCAGTTGGACTTGGCTGAGGAGCGCCAGAAAGTGACTCGTCTAGAACAGATCTCACTTGTGCATGGCCCACAGACCAATGGACCTGAAATGAGGCTCATTGAAGTGCAAA GGGAAGCCAACAAGCAGGTGGACGACTACAAGTACAGGCTGCGCAAAGCTGAGCAGGAGAACATTGCACTCCAGAGCAGT GTGTCACGGCTTGAGACTCAGGTCTTGCGCTTCAAGTCTACGCTCGAGGAATCCGAGAAGCTTGAAGATGATTTGAAGGCTGAGAAACGCAAACTCCAGAGAGAG TGCCGAGAAGCTCAGGCAAGGATCGAAGAGCTGGAGACGGCCAACAAGCACCTCCAGAAGCGTATCGACAAACTCAAGTCAGCACGGAAC GCCAATCCTCAATTGACAGTCTGGTGA